One Vanessa cardui chromosome 17, ilVanCard2.1, whole genome shotgun sequence DNA window includes the following coding sequences:
- the LOC124537052 gene encoding uncharacterized protein LOC124537052 encodes MSGRGRELADVLKRRRINAACLQETKWKGARAREIGEGYKLFYCGSDGKRNGVGIVLDSRLKECVVDVKRVNDRLIAIKLNVDGVTLNLISVYAPQSGCEESVKEKFWEDFDCLLMDLQDSEEVYVGGDFNGHVGKESDGYERVHGGLGFGNRNADGEALLQAACAFDLAITNTWFKKKEEHLITYKSDHHATQIDYYRTRPPPKTRWRMLENDECAIRFRNQIVEKMIEMSDMTDTLANECWTEMARYIRKVAKDVFGESKGKGLIDRDTWWWNDEVQNVLKEKKVAFKEWQVVKNVNASLKDEKKEVYREFKRRAKKVVAVARAKAQERLYNSLDSPRGQKDLYRITKERERRSRDITYIKCMKDEAGKVLCKDEEIKERWKVYFEKLMNEENDWNGVL; translated from the exons ATGTCTGGAAGAGGAAGGGAGCTAGCAGATGTTTTGAAAAGGCGACGGATAAATGCAGCGTGCCTGCAAGAGACAAAGTGGAAGGGTGCAAGGGCTAGGGAAATAGGAGAAGGATATAAGTTATTCTATTGTGGAAGTGATGGCAAGAGAAATGGTGTGGGTATAGTCTTAGATAGTAGGTTGAAAGAATGTGTGGTTGATGTAAAAAGAGTGAATGATAGACTGATagcgattaaattaaatgtggaCGGCGTGACACTGAATTTAATAAGTGTATACGCGCCACAGTCAGGCTGTGAGGAAAGCGTGAAAGAAAAGTTTTGGGAGGATTTTGATTGTCTGCTGATGGATTTACAGGATAGCGAGGAAGTCTATGTGGGTGGTGACTTTAATGGCCATGTAGGAAAAGAGAGTGATGGATATGAGAGAGTGCATGGTGGGTTGGGATTTGGAAACCGGAACGCTGACGGCGAGGCACTTTTACAAGCTGCCTGTGCCTTCGACCTGGCTATAACAAACACGTGGTTTAAGAAAAAAGAGGAACACCTAATAACTTACAAGAGTGACCACCACGCGACACAGATAGACTATTA CCGAACACGGCCTCCTCCTAAGACAAGATGGCGTATGTTAGAGAATGATGAATGTGCTATTAGATTTAGGAACCAAATAGTGGAGAAAATGATAGAAATGAGTGATATGACAGATACATTGGCGAATGAATGTTGGACTGAGATGGCTAGGTATATAAGGAAGGTCGCAAAAGATGTGTTTGGAGAGTCGAAAGGAAAGGGTTTAATAGATAGGGATACCTGGTGGTGGAATGACGAAGTGCAAAATGTATTGAAAGAGAAGAAAGTGGCATTTAAAGAATGGCAGGTTGTAAAAAATGTGAATGCAAGTTTGAAAGATGAAAAAAAGGAAGTTTATAGGGAATTTAAGAGGAGAGCAAAGAAGGTGGTAGCGGTTGCCAGAGCGAAGGCACAGGAGAGGTTATACAACTCACTGGATAGCCCGAGAGGCCAGAAGGATCTCTACCGAATTacgaaagagagagaaagacgATCGAgagatataacatatatcaaaTGCATGAAAGATGAGGCtggtaaagttttatgtaaagatgaggaaataaaagaaagatggaAGGTCTATTTTGAAAAGCTTATGAATGAAGAAAATGACTGGAATGGTGTTCTTTGA